The following coding sequences lie in one Synechococcus sp. PCC 7336 genomic window:
- the ilvC gene encoding ketol-acid reductoisomerase, with amino-acid sequence MAQLYYDADANLDLLADKTVAVIGFGSQGHAHALNLHDSGVKVIVGLYEGSRSWAKAEADGLTVMPVSDACTAADMIVILLPDETQKRIYATQIEPNLKEGDTLLFAHGFNINFGQILPPADVNVIMVAPKGPGHLVRRTYQHGEGVPCLFAVEQDATGTARDLAMAYAKGIGGTRGGILETSFREETETDLFGEQAVLCGGLTALIKAGFETLVEAGYQPELAYFECLHEVKLIVDLIVEGGLAKMRHSISNTAEYGDYTRGPRIVTEDTKVAMKKILEEIQTGQFAKEFVLENASGGTSFNAMRRIEAEHPVEEVGKDLRAMFSWLKKV; translated from the coding sequence ATGGCACAGTTGTACTACGATGCGGATGCAAATCTCGATTTGCTCGCGGATAAAACCGTTGCAGTGATTGGCTTTGGCAGCCAGGGGCACGCTCATGCCCTCAACCTGCACGATAGCGGTGTCAAGGTCATTGTGGGCCTGTATGAAGGCAGTCGCTCTTGGGCTAAGGCGGAAGCTGACGGTCTGACGGTGATGCCGGTCTCGGATGCTTGTACCGCTGCCGATATGATTGTGATTCTGCTGCCGGATGAAACCCAAAAGCGCATCTACGCCACCCAAATCGAGCCCAACCTCAAAGAGGGCGATACTCTCCTGTTCGCCCACGGCTTCAACATCAACTTCGGCCAGATCCTGCCTCCCGCCGACGTCAATGTCATCATGGTGGCCCCCAAAGGTCCCGGTCACTTGGTTCGCCGCACCTATCAACATGGCGAAGGTGTTCCCTGTCTATTTGCCGTCGAGCAGGATGCCACCGGCACTGCCCGCGATTTGGCCATGGCCTACGCCAAAGGAATTGGCGGCACCCGAGGCGGCATCTTAGAAACCAGCTTCCGCGAAGAGACAGAAACAGACCTATTCGGCGAACAGGCCGTGCTGTGCGGCGGTTTAACTGCCCTGATCAAGGCGGGTTTTGAAACTCTGGTGGAAGCGGGATATCAACCCGAGCTGGCTTACTTTGAATGCCTGCACGAAGTCAAGCTGATCGTCGATTTGATCGTCGAGGGCGGCTTGGCAAAAATGCGTCACAGCATCTCCAATACGGCTGAGTATGGCGACTATACTCGCGGTCCTCGCATCGTGACTGAAGATACCAAAGTTGCTATGAAGAAGATCTTAGAGGAGATCCAAACCGGTCAGTTTGCGAAGGAATTTGTGCTAGAAAATGCTTCTGGCGGCACCAGCTTTAACGCTATGCGACGTATTGAGGCCGAGCATCCCGTCGAAGAGGTGGGTAAAGATTTGCGAGCCATGTTTAGCTGGCTGAAAAAAGTCTAG
- the cas3 gene encoding type I-D CRISPR-associated helicase Cas3': MYSIRLKPVYSCPTDDIPAGIELPAGWRLAWHQVETLKALRDPEVDVVFNTAMTGDGKSLAAYLDVLQGESSAIGLYPTNALAGDQEAQVKDYIAQFQPSNAPRVNRLSGPELEIYAENEGLRKGSAIASRAGQSEVLITNPDIFHYLHRGAYLTSKDAPDKLWNRIDKDFELFIFDEFHVFAAPQVASVLNTMLLIRVTNRRKTFLFLSATPSESLLKRLEVAGFRCRSIDPIDKGKYQFPNTKAEVDELNAKHWRQVARSIDLTFVPMEPTSQSSETWLKENQDRILHQFLDRPGSKGAIILNSIAAVKRLTPIFRTLFANHGLSVRENTGLSGHREKAASLAADLAIGTSTIDVGVDFKINFLVFESSDAGNFIQRLGRLGRHDGYEKNGQEVQFDGFSAYALVPNFFVERLFSGKDAVLVDGESCDRITFQTLIRSKYRQINDFEGYYKRWGAVQSFRLWHNLRHPSIQKQYSGSLQRFQANCEEVFEIPLKTVAGRARGWASDWHKLSGKKGNPIAEDAASFRGSSPLQCGLYDLTEVHEGDRFKTYDLPGVLGNLEIEMWSEKAFMATLEATAEHTGQPIPKGRFKYCLGFMKLRGYREERLNWTFTYPGDLQPFADAWKVQVLWGLQIWQPDNPWAGSIDRRLQRQAMVCYVLRKPVREVRLRLQLPMHFQIYPISDANSVHDANAPYSVAFGQSALLIDTLAYRFRNDGGEIWVV, from the coding sequence ATGTATTCAATTCGGCTAAAACCTGTTTATTCTTGTCCTACTGATGACATCCCTGCCGGAATCGAGCTACCCGCTGGCTGGAGGCTGGCATGGCACCAGGTCGAAACTCTCAAGGCATTGCGCGATCCCGAGGTGGATGTGGTGTTTAACACGGCAATGACGGGGGACGGCAAAAGTCTGGCGGCGTACTTAGACGTTTTGCAGGGGGAAAGTTCTGCAATCGGGCTGTATCCCACGAATGCTCTGGCTGGCGATCAAGAGGCTCAAGTCAAGGACTATATTGCTCAGTTTCAACCCTCAAATGCTCCACGGGTCAATCGGCTGAGTGGGCCTGAGTTGGAAATTTATGCGGAAAATGAAGGGCTGCGGAAGGGAAGCGCGATCGCGTCTCGTGCTGGTCAATCCGAAGTTCTCATCACAAACCCCGATATCTTCCACTACCTCCACCGAGGAGCATATCTCACTAGCAAGGACGCCCCAGATAAACTCTGGAACCGCATCGATAAAGACTTTGAGCTGTTTATTTTTGACGAGTTCCACGTTTTCGCTGCACCTCAGGTTGCCAGTGTTCTCAATACGATGCTGTTGATTCGGGTCACAAACCGGCGCAAGACGTTTCTGTTTCTATCGGCAACCCCTAGCGAATCGCTCCTCAAACGTCTGGAAGTGGCTGGATTTCGCTGCCGTTCGATCGATCCCATTGACAAGGGCAAGTACCAATTCCCCAATACGAAGGCAGAGGTAGACGAGCTGAACGCAAAACATTGGCGGCAGGTGGCCCGTTCCATTGACCTTACCTTTGTACCGATGGAGCCGACTTCTCAATCGTCTGAGACTTGGCTCAAGGAGAATCAGGATCGGATTCTGCATCAGTTCTTGGATCGTCCTGGCAGCAAGGGGGCAATCATCCTGAACTCCATTGCTGCAGTGAAACGCTTGACGCCCATCTTCAGAACACTCTTTGCGAATCATGGTTTGAGCGTTCGAGAGAACACTGGGCTATCTGGTCATCGAGAAAAGGCTGCGTCTCTGGCAGCCGACCTGGCGATCGGCACTAGCACGATTGATGTTGGTGTCGATTTCAAAATCAATTTCCTCGTGTTTGAATCGTCGGATGCAGGTAACTTTATTCAGCGCTTAGGGCGCTTGGGTCGCCACGATGGCTATGAGAAAAATGGGCAGGAAGTCCAGTTTGATGGCTTTAGCGCCTATGCTCTGGTGCCTAATTTCTTTGTGGAGCGGTTGTTTTCAGGCAAGGATGCCGTGTTGGTGGATGGTGAGAGTTGCGATCGCATCACTTTCCAAACCCTTATCCGCAGCAAGTACCGCCAAATCAACGACTTTGAGGGTTACTACAAACGCTGGGGCGCGGTGCAGTCGTTCAGGCTATGGCACAACCTCAGGCATCCATCCATCCAGAAGCAATATTCTGGCTCTCTACAACGCTTTCAGGCCAACTGCGAGGAGGTTTTCGAGATTCCTCTGAAGACGGTGGCGGGACGGGCAAGGGGCTGGGCCAGTGACTGGCACAAGCTTTCAGGCAAGAAAGGCAACCCAATTGCTGAAGATGCCGCCAGCTTTCGGGGGTCTAGTCCGCTGCAATGTGGCTTATATGATTTGACCGAAGTCCACGAGGGCGATCGCTTCAAAACCTACGACCTACCGGGAGTGCTCGGCAACCTAGAAATTGAGATGTGGAGCGAGAAGGCGTTTATGGCAACGCTTGAGGCAACTGCTGAGCATACTGGGCAGCCCATTCCTAAAGGGCGCTTCAAATACTGTTTGGGCTTTATGAAGTTGCGGGGCTATCGCGAAGAGCGGTTGAACTGGACGTTCACTTATCCTGGCGATCTTCAGCCCTTTGCTGATGCCTGGAAGGTGCAGGTATTATGGGGGCTGCAAATCTGGCAGCCAGATAATCCTTGGGCTGGGTCGATCGACCGACGGTTACAGCGGCAAGCGATGGTTTGCTATGTGTTGCGCAAGCCTGTGCGAGAGGTGCGCCTGCGGTTGCAGCTCCCCATGCACTTTCAGATTTATCCCATCAGCGATGCGAACAGTGTTCACGATGCAAACGCGCCTTACTCAGTGGCGTTCGGTCAGTCAGCTCTGCTGATTGACACTCTGGCTTACCGATTCAGAAACGATGGAGGTGAGATATGGGTTGTGTAG
- a CDS encoding WYL domain-containing protein: protein MARKRSSITLSIAERDKAQLEQLALEFGQTWGDKPNISKLLKAIANHELHIAPNHDWSSDRLKALNLARKNLQDLGKTDEAKAIATLLLERSELKSIPLRQELEAFLQNPVPTWRTDIDRQIRQNQPFRLTYRDAADRPFSFTVHHAHIDRIEKREYLNCWCEETDGNQDIPALSHNWSLRLDRIPEAAIVTCPRNWKSSLDTIDIEFELHRGLAFAYQARKEDRQSEWLDSPTRRKIVRKISSTFWFFREIFPYGEDCIILGPDNIREQFRLKVQYLWNIYHAQT from the coding sequence ATGGCTCGCAAACGCTCCTCCATCACCCTCTCCATTGCAGAACGCGACAAAGCCCAGCTAGAGCAGTTGGCGCTGGAGTTCGGGCAGACCTGGGGAGACAAGCCCAACATTTCTAAATTACTCAAGGCGATCGCCAACCACGAGCTGCACATCGCCCCCAACCACGATTGGTCGTCCGATCGCCTCAAAGCCCTCAACCTCGCCCGCAAAAACCTACAGGATCTAGGCAAAACAGACGAAGCCAAGGCGATCGCTACCCTGCTCCTCGAACGCAGTGAATTAAAGTCTATCCCCCTACGCCAAGAGCTAGAAGCATTCCTACAAAACCCAGTCCCCACCTGGCGCACCGACATCGATCGCCAAATCCGGCAAAACCAACCCTTCCGCCTCACCTATCGAGACGCCGCCGACCGTCCCTTCAGCTTCACCGTCCATCATGCCCACATCGATCGCATCGAAAAACGCGAATACCTCAATTGCTGGTGCGAAGAAACCGACGGCAACCAAGATATCCCGGCCCTATCCCACAACTGGAGCCTCCGCCTCGATCGCATCCCCGAAGCCGCGATCGTCACTTGTCCCAGAAATTGGAAATCTAGTTTGGACACCATCGATATTGAATTCGAACTCCATCGCGGACTCGCTTTTGCCTACCAAGCGAGAAAAGAAGATCGGCAGAGCGAATGGCTGGACTCCCCCACTCGCCGCAAAATTGTCCGAAAGATTTCCAGCACCTTTTGGTTTTTTCGAGAAATCTTTCCCTATGGCGAAGATTGCATCATCCTCGGCCCAGACAATATTCGGGAACAATTTAGGCTTAAAGTGCAGTATTTGTGGAACATTTACCATGCCCAAACCTAA
- a CDS encoding DUF86 domain-containing protein: protein MNEFNLDILSRKIDVIRRRLERLQKYRLLSLEDYLNSDDIQDIIERNLEVSIQAAIDVNKSLLKRVLALNTQELQDLKNSESFLLLAQNGILTNSLANELARSAGFRNVLAHLYDELIPERVIDALQKALKFYPEYLYEIQSYLGSLED from the coding sequence ATGAATGAATTCAACCTCGATATTCTTTCTCGGAAAATAGATGTTATCAGGAGACGTTTGGAACGGCTCCAAAAATATCGCCTTCTTAGTCTCGAAGACTATCTAAATAGTGATGATATACAAGATATTATCGAGCGTAATTTAGAAGTTTCGATCCAGGCTGCGATTGATGTTAATAAATCCTTGTTAAAGCGAGTACTAGCTTTGAATACACAAGAGTTGCAAGATTTGAAAAACTCAGAGTCGTTCCTTCTATTAGCTCAAAACGGTATCCTTACCAACTCTCTTGCTAATGAACTAGCTAGATCTGCTGGATTTCGTAATGTGCTGGCACACCTTTATGACGAGCTAATTCCAGAAAGAGTCATTGACGCACTACAAAAAGCATTGAAATTTTATCCTGAATATCTTTATGAAATTCAATCCTACTTAGGTTCTTTAGAGGATTAG
- a CDS encoding DUF433 domain-containing protein has translation MNEQELLSRITTSRKIFGGKPIIRGRGIAVEHILGLLAAGDTYETLLERYPSLELEDIQACLLYAQTLTKKVRPGLKVDELADSIPEILEKAPDLKLLVLFGSRARGDAGSGSDWDFAFLCDEEQQKQDEKQEWDLLRIWGILQDAYDLLDDRIDVIDMKECSEIMAHYIAQDGKILYEREPELFESFRQKMLMSDFELKAMRQQIREKTLQTLRELKA, from the coding sequence ATGAATGAGCAAGAACTCCTCAGTCGCATTACGACAAGCCGAAAGATATTTGGTGGCAAGCCCATTATCCGAGGTCGCGGCATCGCAGTTGAGCATATCTTGGGCCTGTTAGCCGCAGGTGACACCTACGAAACCTTACTAGAAAGATACCCCTCACTAGAGCTAGAGGACATTCAGGCTTGTTTGCTTTATGCCCAAACATTGACCAAGAAAGTTCGACCAGGGCTAAAGGTTGATGAATTAGCCGACTCTATTCCTGAAATTCTCGAAAAAGCTCCTGACCTAAAATTGCTTGTTTTGTTTGGCTCCAGGGCTAGAGGTGATGCCGGTTCTGGTAGTGATTGGGATTTCGCTTTTTTATGCGATGAAGAGCAACAAAAGCAAGACGAGAAGCAGGAGTGGGATTTACTTCGGATTTGGGGAATTTTACAAGATGCTTATGACCTTTTAGACGATCGAATTGATGTTATCGACATGAAAGAATGCTCAGAGATTATGGCTCACTACATCGCACAAGATGGAAAGATATTATACGAAAGAGAGCCTGAACTCTTTGAGTCTTTTCGGCAAAAGATGTTAATGAGTGATTTCGAACTCAAGGCAATGCGGCAGCAGATACGCGAGAAAACCCTTCAAACCTTGCGAGAATTGAAGGCATGA
- a CDS encoding DUF475 domain-containing protein: MDTIGLDLLNDILRSLEWSDLLAIAALVVLEAALSADNAVALATMVRHLPTGTERDRALRWGIVGAYSFRIAAILGATQILGYWPAKLAGGLYLLWLVAQHFRDVADESIDAVPNTANFWQTIVLVELTDIAFSLDSIAASVGVSSKAWIVILGGLLGITLMRYMASFFVGLLDEYVRLEDAAYYMIAFVGTRMLAEIVMPEFALPQWLMVGIIGTFFAWGFSKRNPNATVVELE; this comes from the coding sequence ATGGACACCATCGGTCTCGATCTGCTAAACGATATTCTGCGATCGCTAGAGTGGTCGGATCTATTGGCGATCGCGGCCCTTGTGGTTTTAGAAGCCGCTCTATCTGCCGATAACGCAGTCGCCTTGGCGACCATGGTGCGCCACCTACCCACGGGGACGGAACGCGATCGGGCACTGCGATGGGGCATCGTGGGAGCCTACTCCTTTCGGATTGCCGCGATTCTGGGGGCAACGCAGATCTTGGGATATTGGCCTGCCAAATTAGCAGGAGGACTCTATCTGCTCTGGCTCGTTGCGCAGCATTTTCGCGACGTGGCCGATGAATCGATCGATGCGGTTCCCAATACCGCCAACTTCTGGCAAACGATTGTCCTGGTCGAACTGACCGATATCGCCTTTTCCCTCGACAGCATCGCCGCCTCTGTCGGCGTGTCGTCAAAAGCCTGGATCGTGATTTTAGGCGGCCTGCTGGGCATCACCTTAATGCGCTACATGGCCTCCTTTTTTGTCGGTTTACTGGATGAATACGTCCGCCTGGAAGATGCGGCATACTACATGATTGCGTTTGTGGGCACCCGCATGTTGGCCGAGATTGTCATGCCGGAGTTCGCCCTCCCCCAATGGCTGATGGTGGGAATTATCGGCACGTTCTTTGCCTGGGGGTTTTCGAAGCGCAACCCGAACGCGACGGTTGTAGAGCTGGAATAG
- the coaBC gene encoding bifunctional phosphopantothenoylcysteine decarboxylase/phosphopantothenate--cysteine ligase CoaBC, whose product MQNFWPGRRIVIGVCGGIAAYKIGELVSTLAKAGADVKVVLTSSAEQFVTPLTFATLSRQSAHTDADFWHRSAGRPLHIQLADWAEAIVLAPLTANTLGKLAHGLADNLLTNLLLASTCPVLLAPAMNTDMWKQPTVQRNWQQLLADARYWSMNPSSGRLACDAEGPGRLPEPAAIATQLMALLWTKGIPDWTDRRVLVSGGGTREFLDPVRFIGNPSSGKMGWAIARAARDRGAAVSLVHAPLSLAPDANHLDGIATVEVQTAAEMRSHLLEQFPQADFTFMAAAVGDVRPTTRAATKLPKSDLPAQLPLETIPDIVGELSQKQQPRQKLVGFAAQTGDPLPAAIAKLEQKGLDAIVANPIDRPNRGFDSRDNEATVISRDGRQIAIAPCPKLLLAHQLLDFAKTL is encoded by the coding sequence GTGCAGAATTTTTGGCCGGGAAGACGTATCGTCATTGGCGTCTGCGGCGGTATTGCCGCCTACAAAATAGGCGAATTGGTTTCGACCTTGGCCAAGGCAGGAGCTGACGTCAAGGTCGTCCTCACCTCCTCTGCCGAACAATTTGTGACGCCCCTCACATTTGCCACCCTTTCCCGTCAATCCGCCCACACCGACGCCGATTTCTGGCATCGCAGCGCCGGACGCCCGTTACATATCCAACTAGCTGACTGGGCGGAGGCGATCGTGCTGGCTCCCCTGACTGCCAACACCCTCGGCAAACTGGCCCACGGCTTAGCCGATAACTTGCTAACCAATCTGTTGTTGGCCTCCACCTGTCCGGTGTTGTTAGCCCCCGCCATGAATACCGACATGTGGAAGCAGCCGACGGTACAGCGCAATTGGCAGCAACTGCTTGCGGATGCCCGATATTGGTCGATGAATCCCAGCTCGGGGCGATTGGCCTGCGATGCAGAAGGGCCGGGGCGACTGCCCGAGCCAGCCGCGATCGCCACTCAACTGATGGCCTTGCTGTGGACGAAAGGAATCCCGGATTGGACCGATCGCCGCGTTTTAGTCAGTGGCGGCGGCACCCGCGAATTTCTCGACCCGGTGCGGTTTATCGGCAATCCCTCCTCTGGCAAAATGGGCTGGGCGATCGCCCGAGCTGCTCGCGATCGCGGTGCTGCAGTCAGCTTAGTTCACGCGCCCCTTTCTCTAGCCCCCGACGCAAATCATCTAGACGGGATTGCTACAGTCGAGGTTCAAACTGCGGCGGAGATGCGATCGCACCTACTCGAACAGTTCCCGCAGGCGGATTTCACCTTTATGGCTGCAGCGGTGGGAGATGTGCGACCGACAACCAGAGCCGCCACGAAATTGCCCAAGTCAGACCTACCCGCCCAACTCCCCCTCGAAACCATCCCCGATATTGTGGGGGAACTCAGCCAGAAACAACAGCCCCGCCAGAAGCTTGTCGGATTTGCTGCCCAGACCGGAGATCCACTGCCTGCAGCGATCGCCAAATTGGAGCAGAAGGGGTTAGACGCGATCGTCGCCAATCCGATCGATCGCCCCAATCGCGGTTTTGACAGCCGCGATAACGAAGCCACAGTCATCAGCCGAGACGGACGCCAGATCGCGATCGCCCCCTGCCCCAAGTTACTTCTAGCCCACCAACTGTTAGATTTTGCCAAGACCCTCTAG
- a CDS encoding Uma2 family endonuclease yields the protein MVQFKPRQHLPTQDELPETDFAPVDSELQTLVASLLGDLLAWHWRDRSDWFWGINLGVYYKLNTPAIVPDGFLSLGVEQFDRSDGRQSYVVWHEGALPILVVEYVSRSYGQEYDAKLEEYARIGVLYYAIYNPVYCSRKRRQPLEIYRLEGDRYVLQAGNPVWLPEIDLGLGRESGTYRNCQREWLYWYDREGNRLAAPAEVAEQESQRAEQALLAKQESQRAEREALRQAERESQRAEQALLAKQESQRAEREALRQAERERQLREELLDKLRQQGIDPNTL from the coding sequence ATGGTACAGTTCAAACCCCGGCAACACCTCCCCACTCAAGACGAACTGCCCGAAACTGACTTTGCCCCTGTGGATAGCGAATTGCAAACGCTCGTCGCCAGCCTCTTGGGCGATCTCCTCGCTTGGCACTGGCGCGATCGCAGCGATTGGTTCTGGGGCATTAACTTAGGGGTTTATTACAAACTCAATACACCTGCCATTGTCCCGGATGGTTTCTTGAGTCTCGGTGTGGAACAGTTCGATCGCTCGGACGGCAGACAGAGCTATGTGGTCTGGCATGAGGGCGCACTCCCCATTCTGGTGGTGGAATACGTCTCTCGCAGCTACGGGCAAGAGTACGACGCCAAGCTGGAAGAATACGCCAGGATCGGCGTGTTGTACTACGCGATCTACAACCCCGTTTACTGCTCCCGCAAACGGCGTCAGCCCTTAGAGATTTACCGACTTGAAGGCGATCGCTACGTCTTGCAGGCGGGGAACCCCGTTTGGCTGCCGGAGATTGACTTGGGCTTGGGCAGAGAGTCTGGCACTTACCGAAATTGCCAGAGGGAGTGGCTCTACTGGTACGACCGCGAGGGGAATCGACTGGCGGCACCGGCAGAGGTGGCCGAGCAGGAGAGCCAGCGGGCTGAACAGGCTTTACTGGCTAAGCAGGAGAGCCAACGCGCTGAACGAGAAGCGTTGCGACAGGCCGAGCGGGAGAGCCAGCGGGCTGAACAGGCTTTACTGGCTAAGCAGGAGAGCCAACGCGCTGAACGAGAAGCGTTGCGACAGGCCGAGCGGGAACGACAGTTGCGCGAAGAGCTGCTGGACAAACTCCGACAACAAGGAATCGATCCAAATACGCTCTAG
- the fabI gene encoding enoyl-ACP reductase FabI, translating into MLDLTGKRALITGIANNRSIAWGIAQQLHAAGARLAVTYLPDERGKFEGKVTKLTEPLAPEMLLPCNVGSDEQIEGVFEAIADQWGGLDILIHCLAFVKKEELSGDFTNTSRDGFSLAMDISSFSLVALCKAAKPLMGEGSSVVTLSYLGGVRVVPNYNMAGITKAALEMNVRYLASELGPQGTRVNAISAGPIRTLASAAIGDFHSMLNRVEEKAPLRRNVTQTEVGNTAAFLCSDLASGITGQTIYVDSGFSILGA; encoded by the coding sequence TTGCTGGATCTAACAGGAAAAAGAGCGCTGATAACAGGCATCGCCAACAATCGCTCGATCGCTTGGGGCATTGCTCAACAGTTACACGCGGCGGGAGCTCGGCTGGCGGTCACTTACTTGCCGGACGAGCGCGGCAAGTTCGAAGGCAAGGTGACGAAACTCACTGAGCCCCTTGCGCCCGAAATGCTGCTGCCCTGCAATGTTGGCAGTGACGAGCAAATTGAGGGGGTGTTTGAGGCGATCGCCGACCAGTGGGGCGGTTTGGATATCCTGATCCACTGCTTGGCCTTCGTCAAAAAAGAAGAGCTGTCGGGGGATTTTACCAACACGTCTCGCGATGGCTTCTCGCTGGCGATGGACATCAGCAGCTTCTCTTTGGTGGCGCTGTGCAAAGCGGCTAAGCCCCTGATGGGCGAGGGCAGCAGTGTTGTGACGCTGAGCTATTTGGGGGGCGTGCGGGTGGTGCCCAACTACAACATGGCGGGCATTACCAAAGCAGCCCTAGAAATGAACGTGCGCTATCTCGCCAGCGAACTCGGGCCACAAGGCACTCGGGTGAATGCGATTTCTGCCGGCCCAATTCGGACTTTGGCCTCAGCGGCGATCGGCGACTTCCACTCCATGCTCAATAGGGTGGAAGAAAAAGCACCGTTGCGGCGCAATGTCACCCAAACGGAAGTGGGCAATACGGCAGCTTTCCTCTGCAGCGACCTGGCCAGCGGCATTACCGGTCAAACGATCTATGTCGATAGCGGTTTTAGTATTTTGGGGGCCTAG
- the larB gene encoding nickel pincer cofactor biosynthesis protein LarB, which translates to MSAAIDSDQLRLLLQNVASGTVSPEEAAAKLKFAPFEQVGDFARIDHQRPMRNGIPEAVWGPGKTPEQISQILQNLHDRGSVAMATRIEPEICDRLRLDLPQLEYAATARIAHLPQPAKPQYPGTIGVITAGTSDLPVAEEAAVTAELCGATVERLWDVGVAGIHRLLHNRDILTRSDVLIVVAGMEGALASVVAGLADCPVVAVPTSVGYGASFGGVAALLTMLNSCAAGVGVLNIDNGFGAAILALQILRTAANLAKTL; encoded by the coding sequence ATGTCCGCCGCGATCGACTCCGACCAACTGCGTCTTCTCCTCCAAAATGTCGCTAGCGGCACGGTTAGCCCGGAAGAAGCCGCCGCCAAGCTGAAATTTGCCCCCTTCGAACAGGTGGGTGACTTTGCCCGCATCGACCACCAGCGACCCATGCGCAACGGCATCCCCGAAGCGGTTTGGGGACCGGGCAAAACCCCCGAGCAGATCTCCCAGATTCTGCAAAACCTCCACGATCGCGGCAGTGTGGCAATGGCCACCCGCATTGAACCCGAGATCTGCGATCGCCTGCGCCTCGACCTGCCCCAGTTGGAATATGCCGCGACGGCCCGCATCGCCCACTTGCCCCAACCCGCCAAACCTCAATACCCCGGCACCATTGGTGTCATCACCGCAGGCACATCCGATCTGCCGGTGGCCGAAGAAGCCGCCGTCACCGCCGAGCTCTGCGGCGCAACGGTGGAGCGGCTGTGGGATGTGGGGGTGGCAGGCATCCATCGCCTGCTGCACAATCGCGATATTCTCACCCGCTCGGATGTGCTGATTGTGGTGGCCGGTATGGAGGGGGCTCTGGCCAGTGTGGTGGCGGGGCTAGCCGATTGCCCCGTGGTGGCAGTGCCCACCAGCGTCGGGTACGGGGCTAGCTTTGGCGGCGTCGCGGCATTGCTGACGATGCTGAACTCTTGTGCGGCAGGGGTGGGGGTGCTGAATATCGACAATGGCTTTGGCGCAGCCATCTTGGCCCTGCAAATCTTAAGAACTGCCGCAAACCTTGCCAAGACATTATGA